From Coturnix japonica isolate 7356 chromosome 1, Coturnix japonica 2.1, whole genome shotgun sequence, the proteins below share one genomic window:
- the LOC107310827 gene encoding glioma pathogenesis-related protein 1-like: protein MICRFFPCVLALLHFCLLSGSYQPETLPDIGDAEFIEECVRTHNRLRSGVKPPASNMLYMSWDPDLAKTARGWAKRCEFRHNIYLQEPGQAHPRFTPVGENLWTGSLSMFSVQNAITSWYNEVTDYEYNDNSCRKVCGHYTQVVWAQSYKVGCAVHFCPTVSYFSGRNAAHFVCNYGPAGNYRRHPYEMGAACSKCNGEQCTDNLCRNTERDKVISDSRWHPAWDRPACDEFCISVVVLRPLLLILTIVAAWILPKYWSIEPATK from the exons ATGATATGCAGATTTTTCCCTTGTGTGCTGGCTTTATtgcatttctgccttctttctggCTCCTATCAACCGGAGACGTTGCCTGATATTGGAGATGCAGAGTTTATTGAGGAATGTGTGAGAACGCACAACAGATTACGGTCTGGAGTGAAGCCCCCAGCCAGCAACATGCTGTACATG agttgGGACCCAGACTTGGCAAAGACTGCGAGAGGTTGGGCAAAGAGATGCGAGTTCAGACATAACATATACCTTCAAGAGCCAGGGCAGGCTCACCCCAGATTTACCCCTGTTGGAGAAAATCTCTGGACTGGCTCACTTTCTatgttttctgtgcaaaacGCCATCACTTCTTGGTACAACGAGGTCACAGACTATGAATATAACGACAATAGCTGTAGAAAAGTATGTGGCCATTACACACAG GTCGTTTGGGCTCAGAGCTACAAGGTTGGCTGTGCTGTTCACTTCTGTCCTACAGTGTCATACTTCTCAGGAAGGAACGCAGCACATTTCGTCTGCAACTATGGGCCAGC TGGGAATTACAGACGGCACCCATACGAGATGGGAGCAGCGTGCAGCAAATGCAATGGCGAGCAGTGCACTGACAACCTGTGTC GAAACACTGAGCGTGACAAAGTCATTA GTGACTCCAGGTGGCACCCAGCCTGGGACAGACCTGCCTGTGATGAGTTCTGCATCTCCGTGGTTGTTTTAAGGCCGTTACTACTAATTCTGACAATCGTAGCTGCTTGGATCCTACCCAAATACTGGTCCATAGAACCTGCCACCAAGTAG
- the KRR1 gene encoding KRR1 small subunit processome component homolog isoform X1, with amino-acid sequence MAAPEAEGEKARRPGKKKAAKAVDESELLTVPDGWKEPAFTREDNPRGLLEESSFATLFPKYREAYLKECWPLVQKALSEHYVNATLDLIEGSMTVTTTKKTFDPYAIIRARDLIKLLARSVPFEQAVRILQDDVACDIIKIGSLVRNRESFVKRRGRLLGPKGSTLKALELLTNCYIMVQGNTVSALGPFSGLKEVRKVVLDTMKNIHPIYNIKTLMIKRELSKDPELRTQNWERFLPKFKKKNLKKRKEPKKKNVKKEYTPFPPPQPESQIDKELASGEYFLKESQKKRKRVEEIKAKQADAVKKRQEERNKAFIPPKEKPAVKAKKASTEKKIDIEAIKEKVKNAKKKKLGALPMEEVKLKMAADEKKKKRKK; translated from the exons ATGGCGGCTCCTGAGGCGGAGGGGGAGAAAGCGCGGCGTCCCGGCAAGAAGAAAGCGGCCAAAG CAGTCGATGAGTCCGAACTGCTCACTGTGCCGGATGGATGGAAGGAACCAGCGTTTACCAGGGAGGACAATCCCAGAGGgctgctggaggaaagcagctttgcaacGTTATTCCCCAAGTACAGAGAAGCCTATTTGAAGGAGTGCTGGCCGCTTGTCCAGAAGGCCCTGAGTGAGCAT TATGTGAATGCAACGCTGGATCTAATTGAAGGAAGCATGACGGTCACGACTACTAAGAAGACTTTTGATCCGTATGCGATCATCAGGGCTAGAGATTTAATAAAACTTCTGGCAAGAAGCGTTCCATTTGAACAG GCAGTTCGTATTCTTCAGGACGATGTTGCGTGTGACATCATTAAAATCGGTTCCCTAGTGAGGAACAGAGAAAGTTTTGTAAAAAGAAGAGGACGACTTCTTGGGCCCAAAGGATCTACTCTGAAG GCCCTGGAGCTGTTAACCAACTGTTATATTATGGTTCAAGGCAACACTGTTTCAGCTCTTGGACCTTTCAGTGGGCTAAAAGAG GTTAGGAAGGTTGTTCTGGACACAATGAAGAATATACATCCCATATATAACATTAAG ACTTTGATGATCAAACGTGAATTATCAAAAGATCCTGAACTGAGGACACAGAATTGGGAAAGATTTTTGCCTAAGTTCAAGAAGAAGAACTTGAAAAAACGCAAGGagccaaagaagaaaaatgttaagaagGAGTACACACCATTCCCACCTCCACAGCCAGAAAGCCAG ATTGATAAAGAATTGGCAAGTGGTGAATACTTCTTGAAAGAAAGCCAGAAGAAACGAAAGCGAGTGGAAGAAATAAAG GCAAAGCAAGCTGATGCAGtcaagaaaagacaagaagaaagaaataaagcttttatcCCACCAAAGGAAAAGCCAgctgtgaaagcaaagaaag CttctactgagaaaaaaattgatATTGAAGCCATCAAGGAGAAAGTAAAGAAcgcaaagaagaagaaattaggAGCGCTTCCTATGGAAGAAGTCAAGTTAAAAATGGCAgcagatgaaaagaagaaaaaaaggaagaagtaa
- the KRR1 gene encoding KRR1 small subunit processome component homolog isoform X2 — MAAPEAEGEKARRPGKKKAAKVDESELLTVPDGWKEPAFTREDNPRGLLEESSFATLFPKYREAYLKECWPLVQKALSEHYVNATLDLIEGSMTVTTTKKTFDPYAIIRARDLIKLLARSVPFEQAVRILQDDVACDIIKIGSLVRNRESFVKRRGRLLGPKGSTLKALELLTNCYIMVQGNTVSALGPFSGLKEVRKVVLDTMKNIHPIYNIKTLMIKRELSKDPELRTQNWERFLPKFKKKNLKKRKEPKKKNVKKEYTPFPPPQPESQIDKELASGEYFLKESQKKRKRVEEIKAKQADAVKKRQEERNKAFIPPKEKPAVKAKKASTEKKIDIEAIKEKVKNAKKKKLGALPMEEVKLKMAADEKKKKRKK, encoded by the exons ATGGCGGCTCCTGAGGCGGAGGGGGAGAAAGCGCGGCGTCCCGGCAAGAAGAAAGCGGCCAAAG TCGATGAGTCCGAACTGCTCACTGTGCCGGATGGATGGAAGGAACCAGCGTTTACCAGGGAGGACAATCCCAGAGGgctgctggaggaaagcagctttgcaacGTTATTCCCCAAGTACAGAGAAGCCTATTTGAAGGAGTGCTGGCCGCTTGTCCAGAAGGCCCTGAGTGAGCAT TATGTGAATGCAACGCTGGATCTAATTGAAGGAAGCATGACGGTCACGACTACTAAGAAGACTTTTGATCCGTATGCGATCATCAGGGCTAGAGATTTAATAAAACTTCTGGCAAGAAGCGTTCCATTTGAACAG GCAGTTCGTATTCTTCAGGACGATGTTGCGTGTGACATCATTAAAATCGGTTCCCTAGTGAGGAACAGAGAAAGTTTTGTAAAAAGAAGAGGACGACTTCTTGGGCCCAAAGGATCTACTCTGAAG GCCCTGGAGCTGTTAACCAACTGTTATATTATGGTTCAAGGCAACACTGTTTCAGCTCTTGGACCTTTCAGTGGGCTAAAAGAG GTTAGGAAGGTTGTTCTGGACACAATGAAGAATATACATCCCATATATAACATTAAG ACTTTGATGATCAAACGTGAATTATCAAAAGATCCTGAACTGAGGACACAGAATTGGGAAAGATTTTTGCCTAAGTTCAAGAAGAAGAACTTGAAAAAACGCAAGGagccaaagaagaaaaatgttaagaagGAGTACACACCATTCCCACCTCCACAGCCAGAAAGCCAG ATTGATAAAGAATTGGCAAGTGGTGAATACTTCTTGAAAGAAAGCCAGAAGAAACGAAAGCGAGTGGAAGAAATAAAG GCAAAGCAAGCTGATGCAGtcaagaaaagacaagaagaaagaaataaagcttttatcCCACCAAAGGAAAAGCCAgctgtgaaagcaaagaaag CttctactgagaaaaaaattgatATTGAAGCCATCAAGGAGAAAGTAAAGAAcgcaaagaagaagaaattaggAGCGCTTCCTATGGAAGAAGTCAAGTTAAAAATGGCAgcagatgaaaagaagaaaaaaaggaagaagtaa